DNA sequence from the Streptomyces canus genome:
TCCGCCGAGCCGAAGCCGAGCGTCACGGCCGCGCCCGCGACCGACGAGCAGATGATCGAGACCCTCAAGAACCTGCTGCCCGAGGGTGACTTCAGCGAGGAGCGCGGGCAGGGCACCGAGCCGGCCGACGACCGGAAGGTGCCCGCGCCGTCCGCCGGGCTCGTCTTCGACGACGGCGACGGTGCCGCGGCCATCGGGGTCAGCGTGGGCCGGGTGCAGCCGGGCGGTACCGAGGCCCGGCAGGCGGCCCGGTGCCCCGACCGGGTGTACATCCCGTACGACGCCTGCAAGACGAGTCGGCTCGCCGACGGCTCCGTGGTCACCGTGCTCCAGGGGTACGAGTATCCCGACCGCCGGGTGGACACCAAGCTCTGGACCGCCGAGCTGGTCACCCCGACCGGGCAGCACATCACCGTCAGCGAGTGGAACGCGGCCGCCGAGAAGGACAAGCCCGTCACCCGGACCGATCCCCCGCTGAACCCGGCTCAGTTGACGCGGCTGGCGGCGGCGAAGGAGTGGCGCAGCGTCGCGAACGCCCTCCCCGCGCCCCTCCCCGAGCCGGAGCTCCCCGGCTCCGACCTGCACGCCCGCACCGACCTGCTGGCCCTGCTGCCGAAGGGCCTGAAGGTGACCGACAAGAGCAGCGACGACGGCGACTTCGCCTACGCCGTGGTCGACGACGGCAAGGGCAGGAGCATGGTCCAGGTGAACGTGCAGCCCGACATGCTGGACGCGGCCGGTGACCTCTTCGACTCGAATTCCGAGACGCTGCCAGACGGCACCCGGGTCGCCGTCAAGCAGGGCCCCGGGGACAGGGGCGACCAGGTCATGTGGACTGTCGACACCATGCGCGCCGACGGCAGGCGCGTGGTGATCAGCGCCTTCAACGCCGGCACCCAGAACGAGCCCGCGACCCGTGAGACCCCCGCGCTGACCATCGCCCAGATGCGGGAGATGGCGCTCGACGCCCGGTGGTGGAGCGGCAGTTAGAAGAACTCCGACCATGGCTGGTCCCAGATCTGCTTCACGCACAGGACCAGGAACAGCAGGCCCGCGATCGCCAGCATCGCGTTGCTCAGGGGGCCGTTGCGCCACTCCCTTGGCGTGCGGGAGGTGTTCAGCAGCCACATCAGCGTGCCGGCCAGGAAGGGGAGGAAGGCCGCGCCGAGGACGCCGTAGATGATGACCAGGCGGAAGGGCTGGCCCTGGAAGAGCAGGACCATCGGCGGGAAGGTCAGCCAGAGCAGATACACGCGGAACGGCCAGGAGCGCTCGCGTGAGCCGGAGGCGACCTCCCGGCCGGAGCCCGCCGCACCCGCGCGGTCGCGGTACCGCGCCACGAAGTCCGCGAACATCAGGCTCACCCCGTGCCAGACGCCGATCAGCGAGGTGAAGGACGTGGCGAAGAAGCCGATCAGGAAGAACTTGGCGGTCGCCGACCCGTACTCGTCCTCCAGGATGTCGCTCAGCTGGACGAGCCCCTTGTCGCCGCTCGCGATCGCCACATTGGCGCTGTGCAGCAGTTCCGCGCCGACGAAGAGCATGGCGACGACGAAGATGCCGGTGGTGATGTAGGCGACCCGGTTGTCGAGGCGCATCACCTTCATCCAGCCGGTGTTGGTCCACCCCTTGGCGTTGACCCAGTAGCCGTACGCCGCGAGCGTGATCGTGCCGCCGACGCCGCCGATCAGACCGAGGGTGTTGAGGATCGAGTCCTTCTCGTCGGGCAGGACGGGGAGCAGGCCGGCGAAGGCGTCCGGGAGGTTCGGGGTGACCCTGATCGCGAGGTACACCGTCACCACGAACATGACGCCCACCAGGACCGTCATGACCTTCTCGAACACCGCGTACTTGTTGAACCAGACGAAGACCAGGCCGACAAGACCGCAGGCGATGGCCCACCATTCGAGGTCCATCACGTCCGGGAACAGCGCCTGAAGGGGCAGCGCGCTCGACGACATCGCCGCCGCGCCGTACACGAAGCCCCAGATCACCACGTAGACGGCGAAGAACCAGGTGGTCCAGCGGCCCAGACTCGCCCAGCCGTCGAACAGGGTGCTGCCGGTGGACAGATGCCAGCGGCCCGCCGCCTCCGCGAGGGAGATCTTGACCAGGCAGCCGATCACCGCGGCCCACAGCAGGGTGTAGCCGAAGTTGCTGCCCGCGATGAGGGTGGCGACGAGGTCTCCGGCGCCGACGCCGGTCGCGGCGACGACGATCCCCGGGCCGATGTACCGCCAACTGGACTTGCGCGGTACGGAGTTCGTCTCACCGGTCACTGTGTTGTCCGTGGTGTCCGCCATGAAGGTCAAGAAACCCTAAAGATCGCGGACCGGCAAGAGGGCGTGCGGTGAAGGAAATCGAAGCGACCCGGGCGCACGGTTCACGCCATCGCGGCTTTATTCACTCTTGACCTGCTCATGCCATAAGCCCACGATGAGCGGCACACCCGCACCGGCAGCACGTCGCAAAGCTCGCTGAACCAACCCCCCGCTCCACTCCCCGCTTCCGGAGATCCCGGAATCCCTGGAGAACACAGGAGACTTCATGCGACTTCGCATACGCGGTTCCGGCACCCGCTACGCCGCCCTCGCCGCCGTTCTCGCCCTCGCCCTCGCTGCCCCGCTCTCCGCGAACGCCGACAGCGCCCCGAAGGCGGCACCGAGCGCCGAGGATGTCCGGCAGTACGAGATCCACCAGCACACAACGCCCGTGACGCGTACGGCGATCCAGCGGAGCGGTGTCACCGTCGACGAGGCCGACGAGGAGACCGTCGTGGTCTCCGGGCGCGCGGACCAGATCAAGCGGCTGCGCCAACTCGGCTACCAGGTGACCGAGTTGGGCGCGGCCCCGAACCGGATCGCCGAGGGCGAGGCCCGGCTGTACGACTTCCCGTCGGCCGACTCGCGCTACCACAACTACGCCGAGATGACCGCCGAGATCGACCAGCGCCTCGCCGCCTACCCGACCATCATGAGCAAGCGGGTCATCGGCAAGTCGTACCAGGGCCGGGACATCGTCGCCATCAAGATCAGCGACAACGTGGCGACCGACGAGGCCGAGCCCGAGGTGCTGTTCACCCACCACCAGCACGCCCGCGAGCACCTCACGGTGGAGATGGCCCTGTATCTGCTGCGCGAACTCGGCGCGGGCTACGGGAGCGACTCCCGGGTGACGAACATGGTGAACAACCGTGAGATCTGGATCGTCCCCGACCTCAACCCGGACGGCGGCGAGTACGACATCGCCACCGGTTCCTACCGCTCGTGGCGCAAGAACCGGCAGCCCAACTCCGGTTCCTCGGCCGTCGGCACCGACCTCAACCGCAACTGGGCCTACCGCTGGGGCTGCTGCGGCGGTTCGTCCGGATCGACGTCCTCCGAGACCTACCGGGGTCCGGCCGCCGAGTCGGCGCCGGAGGTCAAGGTCGTGGCCGACTTCGTGCGCAGCCGGGTCGTCGGCGGGGTCCAGCAGATCAAGACGAACATCGACTTCCACACGTACAGCGAACTGGTGCTGTGGCCCTACGGATACACGTACTCCGACACGGCGACCGGCATGACGGCGGACGACAACGCCGTGTTCAAGACGGTCGGGCAGAAGATGGCCGCGAGCAACGGGTACACGGCGGAGCAGGCGAGCGATCTGTACATCACCGACGGGTCGATCGACGACTACCTCTGGGGCACGCACAAGATCTTCTCGTACACCTTCGAGATGTATCCGTCGTCGAGTTCCGGTGGTGGGTTCTATCCGCCCGACGAGGTGATCGAGCGAGAGACCTCGCGGAACCGGGACGCGGTGTTGCAGC
Encoded proteins:
- a CDS encoding Nramp family divalent metal transporter, which codes for MADTTDNTVTGETNSVPRKSSWRYIGPGIVVAATGVGAGDLVATLIAGSNFGYTLLWAAVIGCLVKISLAEAAGRWHLSTGSTLFDGWASLGRWTTWFFAVYVVIWGFVYGAAAMSSSALPLQALFPDVMDLEWWAIACGLVGLVFVWFNKYAVFEKVMTVLVGVMFVVTVYLAIRVTPNLPDAFAGLLPVLPDEKDSILNTLGLIGGVGGTITLAAYGYWVNAKGWTNTGWMKVMRLDNRVAYITTGIFVVAMLFVGAELLHSANVAIASGDKGLVQLSDILEDEYGSATAKFFLIGFFATSFTSLIGVWHGVSLMFADFVARYRDRAGAAGSGREVASGSRERSWPFRVYLLWLTFPPMVLLFQGQPFRLVIIYGVLGAAFLPFLAGTLMWLLNTSRTPREWRNGPLSNAMLAIAGLLFLVLCVKQIWDQPWSEFF
- a CDS encoding M14 family metallopeptidase, with product MRLRIRGSGTRYAALAAVLALALAAPLSANADSAPKAAPSAEDVRQYEIHQHTTPVTRTAIQRSGVTVDEADEETVVVSGRADQIKRLRQLGYQVTELGAAPNRIAEGEARLYDFPSADSRYHNYAEMTAEIDQRLAAYPTIMSKRVIGKSYQGRDIVAIKISDNVATDEAEPEVLFTHHQHAREHLTVEMALYLLRELGAGYGSDSRVTNMVNNREIWIVPDLNPDGGEYDIATGSYRSWRKNRQPNSGSSAVGTDLNRNWAYRWGCCGGSSGSTSSETYRGPAAESAPEVKVVADFVRSRVVGGVQQIKTNIDFHTYSELVLWPYGYTYSDTATGMTADDNAVFKTVGQKMAASNGYTAEQASDLYITDGSIDDYLWGTHKIFSYTFEMYPSSSSGGGFYPPDEVIERETSRNRDAVLQLLENSDCMYRSIGKQAQYC